From a single Pseudalkalibacillus hwajinpoensis genomic region:
- the bcd gene encoding branched-chain amino acid dehydrogenase, which produces MELFTYMEKYDYEQVVVCQDKASGLKAIIAIHDTTLGPALGGTRMWTYASEEAAFEDALRLAKGMTYKNAAAGLNLGGGKTVIIGDPRKDKNEAMFRAFGRFIQGLNGRYITAEDVGTTVHDMDTIHEETEFVTGISPAFGSSGNPSPVTAYGVYVGMKAAANEAFGTDSLEGKTVAVQGVGNVAYNLCKHLHEEGASLVVTDINKESVDRAVADFGAKAVDPDDIYEVDCDIFAPCALGAIINDETIGKIKAKVIAGAANNQLRETTHGDQIHEMGIVYAPDYVINAGGVINVADELYGYNRDRAMKRVEGIYDNIAKVIEISKRDGIPTYAAADRLAEERIEQMKQSRSQFLINSQHILGHRR; this is translated from the coding sequence ATGGAACTTTTTACTTATATGGAGAAATATGATTATGAACAAGTAGTCGTTTGTCAGGATAAAGCTTCAGGACTAAAAGCAATTATCGCTATTCATGATACAACACTTGGGCCTGCTCTTGGCGGAACAAGAATGTGGACATATGCTTCAGAAGAAGCAGCTTTTGAAGATGCGCTTCGTCTAGCAAAAGGGATGACATATAAAAATGCGGCAGCTGGACTAAACCTTGGTGGTGGTAAAACGGTTATAATTGGGGATCCTAGGAAAGATAAAAATGAAGCGATGTTCCGGGCGTTCGGTCGTTTTATCCAGGGCCTAAACGGCCGCTATATAACGGCTGAAGACGTAGGTACAACTGTTCATGACATGGATACTATTCATGAAGAAACAGAATTTGTAACAGGTATTTCTCCAGCATTCGGTTCATCTGGTAATCCGTCTCCTGTGACTGCCTACGGCGTTTATGTGGGAATGAAAGCTGCTGCTAATGAAGCATTCGGAACAGATTCATTAGAAGGTAAGACAGTTGCCGTTCAAGGTGTAGGAAACGTCGCCTATAACCTATGTAAGCATCTACACGAAGAGGGCGCTTCCCTGGTTGTTACAGATATTAATAAAGAATCTGTTGATCGTGCCGTAGCAGATTTCGGTGCAAAAGCTGTTGATCCTGATGACATTTACGAGGTAGATTGTGATATTTTCGCACCATGTGCGCTTGGTGCCATTATCAACGATGAAACGATTGGGAAGATCAAGGCTAAGGTGATTGCAGGAGCTGCTAATAACCAGCTTCGTGAAACAACTCATGGTGATCAGATTCATGAGATGGGCATTGTATATGCGCCTGACTATGTTATCAATGCAGGTGGCGTAATTAACGTAGCTGATGAGCTTTATGGCTATAACCGCGATCGTGCAATGAAGCGTGTTGAAGGAATCTATGACAACATCGCTAAAGTTATTGAAATCTCTAAACGGGATGGAATTCCTACTTATGCGGCTGCAGATCGTCTTGCTGAAGAAAGAATTGAACAGATGAAACAATCAAGAAGCCAATTCTTGATAAACTCTCAGCATATTCTAGGGCATCGCAGATAA
- the buk gene encoding butyrate kinase — protein MIEKEFRLLVINPGSTSTKIGIFDNERAVFEKTLRHDTDEINQFKSIIDQYEFRKNTILEALDEEAINISKLNAVVGRGGLLRPIEGGTYSVNEKMLEDLRNGFSGEHASNLGGIIAFEIAEQLNIPSFIVDPVVVDELQDVARLSGVPQIERKSIFHALNQKAVARRVAAQLDSKYEDLNLIVTHMGGGITVGAHKNGKVIDVNNGLHGEGPFSPERAGTVPVGDLVSMCFSGEYYAEEIMKKLVGQAGFVGYLGTNDAVKVEKRISEGDEKAKLVFDAMAYQVAKEIGAASTVLSGEVDAIVLTGGMAYGKQFVSQITDKIKWIADVIVHPGENELQALAEGGLRVLREEEGAKIYPVSSVESMVL, from the coding sequence GTGATAGAAAAAGAATTTCGATTGCTAGTTATCAATCCAGGATCAACATCAACGAAGATAGGGATTTTTGATAATGAACGTGCTGTTTTTGAGAAAACATTGAGGCACGATACGGATGAAATTAATCAATTCAAATCCATTATTGATCAGTATGAATTTAGGAAGAACACAATCCTTGAAGCGCTTGATGAAGAAGCGATTAATATTTCAAAGCTTAATGCCGTTGTTGGTCGCGGTGGCTTATTGAGACCGATCGAGGGTGGCACCTATTCCGTTAACGAGAAAATGCTTGAAGATTTGCGAAACGGTTTCTCTGGTGAACATGCTTCAAATCTAGGCGGTATCATCGCATTCGAAATCGCAGAGCAGCTGAATATTCCTTCGTTTATAGTGGATCCGGTTGTGGTGGATGAACTTCAGGATGTGGCACGCCTCTCAGGCGTTCCACAGATTGAACGAAAAAGTATTTTTCATGCCCTAAATCAGAAAGCAGTTGCAAGGAGAGTGGCAGCCCAGCTTGACAGCAAATATGAGGATTTGAATTTGATTGTGACCCACATGGGTGGCGGGATAACAGTTGGCGCACATAAGAATGGAAAAGTTATTGACGTGAACAATGGATTGCATGGAGAAGGACCATTTTCACCTGAACGTGCAGGTACGGTTCCTGTTGGCGATCTTGTTTCCATGTGCTTTTCTGGTGAGTATTATGCAGAGGAAATCATGAAGAAGCTTGTGGGACAAGCTGGCTTTGTTGGCTACCTTGGTACCAACGATGCAGTAAAAGTAGAGAAGCGAATAAGTGAAGGCGACGAGAAAGCAAAGCTAGTATTCGATGCGATGGCCTACCAGGTTGCAAAAGAAATCGGTGCAGCAAGTACGGTTCTTTCAGGAGAAGTTGATGCGATTGTTCTTACAGGCGGTATGGCTTACGGAAAACAGTTTGTCTCTCAAATTACAGACAAGATTAAATGGATCGCTGATGTGATTGTTCATCCCGGTGAAAACGAGCTCCAAGCTCTTGCTGAAGGCGGATTGCGCGTATTAAGAGAAGAAGAAGGTGCCAAAATCTATCCTGTCTCATCGGTTGAATCGATGGTGTTATAA
- the lpdA gene encoding dihydrolipoyl dehydrogenase: protein MAEEYDLVIMGGGTGGYVAAIRASQLGLKTAIVEKRELGGTCLHRGCIPSKALLRSAEVFATAKDGEKFGVMAKEVALDFKKVQERKQGIVDQLHNGVKHLMKQGKIDVYEGFGRILGPSIFSPMPGTVSVEMNNGEENPMLIPKNVIVATGSKPRTLPGLEVDGEFVMTSDEALQMEILPSSIIIVGGGVIGIEWASMLVDFGVDVTVLEYADRIVPTEDHDISKEAHKLMKKKGIKLFTGAKVIGESLEKGEGVTVQAEHEGETKTFTADKILVSVGREANVQNIGLENTTIEVENGVIHTNEFYQTKESHIYAIGDVIGGMQLAHVASHEGITAVEHLADQNPEPIDYTMVSSCIYSSPEMASVGLTEEDAKAQGHNVKVGKFPFKAIGKALVFGESDGFVKLVADADNEDLLGVHMIGPHVTDMISEAGLAKVLDATAWEVAHTIHPHPTLSEAIGEAALAVEGKAIHS, encoded by the coding sequence ATGGCTGAAGAATATGATCTTGTCATTATGGGCGGAGGAACAGGTGGCTATGTTGCTGCAATTCGCGCCTCGCAGCTCGGGTTGAAAACGGCAATTGTAGAGAAGCGGGAGCTTGGAGGAACCTGTCTCCACCGCGGATGTATTCCAAGTAAAGCACTGCTTCGCAGTGCTGAAGTTTTTGCAACTGCAAAAGATGGTGAGAAATTTGGTGTGATGGCGAAAGAAGTAGCACTTGATTTCAAAAAAGTACAGGAACGGAAACAGGGGATCGTTGATCAACTTCATAACGGTGTCAAGCATCTTATGAAGCAGGGTAAGATTGATGTATACGAAGGATTTGGAAGAATTCTCGGCCCATCGATTTTCTCCCCAATGCCCGGTACTGTTTCAGTAGAAATGAACAACGGGGAAGAAAACCCAATGCTAATCCCTAAAAATGTGATTGTTGCGACAGGCTCTAAGCCAAGAACCCTTCCAGGGCTAGAGGTGGATGGAGAATTTGTGATGACTTCTGATGAAGCGCTTCAAATGGAAATTCTCCCATCATCGATCATCATTGTAGGTGGAGGGGTTATCGGAATTGAGTGGGCATCAATGCTTGTTGATTTTGGAGTTGATGTTACCGTGCTTGAATATGCAGATCGCATCGTTCCGACAGAAGATCATGACATTTCTAAAGAAGCACATAAGTTAATGAAGAAAAAAGGAATCAAGCTTTTCACCGGAGCAAAAGTAATAGGTGAATCCCTTGAGAAAGGTGAAGGTGTCACCGTTCAAGCAGAGCACGAGGGGGAAACCAAAACCTTTACTGCAGACAAAATACTTGTATCTGTTGGTCGAGAAGCTAATGTGCAAAATATTGGTCTCGAAAACACGACAATTGAAGTTGAAAATGGCGTGATTCACACAAACGAATTCTACCAAACGAAAGAATCTCATATCTACGCGATTGGTGATGTAATCGGTGGAATGCAGCTTGCCCATGTAGCATCACACGAAGGTATTACAGCAGTTGAGCATCTAGCAGATCAAAATCCAGAGCCGATCGACTATACAATGGTATCGAGCTGCATCTACAGTAGTCCAGAAATGGCAAGTGTAGGACTAACAGAAGAGGATGCGAAAGCTCAAGGCCATAATGTGAAAGTTGGTAAGTTTCCTTTTAAGGCAATCGGAAAAGCGCTTGTATTTGGTGAATCTGATGGTTTTGTAAAGCTTGTCGCTGATGCAGATAATGAGGATTTGCTTGGTGTACATATGATAGGACCTCACGTGACAGATATGATTTCTGAAGCAGGGCTGGCTAAGGTTCTTGATGCTACTGCATGGGAAGTGGCTCATACCATTCATCCTCATCCGACGCTATCTGAAGCGATAGGGGAAGCGGCACTCGCAGTAGAAGGAAAGGCAATTCATTCTTAA
- a CDS encoding thiamine pyrophosphate-dependent dehydrogenase E1 component subunit alpha yields the protein MAEKRHEALGLSDERVLEMFETMLMARKIDERMWLLNRAGKIPFVISCQGQEAAQVGSAFAMDPEKDFVAPYYRDMGVVLSFGMTARDLMLSGFAKAEDPNSAGRQMPGHFGQKKNNIITGSSPVTTQVPHAVGFALAGRMEGKDLVAFCSFGEGSSNQGDFHEAANFAGVHKLPVLFVCENNKYAISVPVSKQLACEKVSDRAIGYGMPGVTVDGNDPLAVYEAAKEAVERGRRGEGPTLIETVSYRLTPHSSDDDDRAYRTREEVEEAKKKDAIITFAAYLKEVGVLTEDIEKEIHDRVQKEVDEATEYAENADYAPAEDAMKHVYGE from the coding sequence ATGGCTGAAAAACGTCATGAAGCACTCGGATTATCCGACGAGCGTGTGCTAGAGATGTTCGAAACAATGTTAATGGCTCGTAAAATTGATGAGCGTATGTGGCTTTTAAACCGTGCCGGTAAAATTCCATTCGTTATTTCCTGTCAGGGTCAGGAAGCAGCTCAGGTTGGTTCTGCATTTGCGATGGATCCCGAAAAAGATTTTGTCGCGCCTTACTATCGTGATATGGGCGTTGTATTATCGTTTGGAATGACGGCTCGTGACCTTATGCTTTCAGGGTTTGCAAAAGCGGAAGACCCTAATTCAGCAGGACGTCAAATGCCGGGTCACTTTGGTCAAAAGAAAAACAATATCATTACGGGATCTTCACCAGTAACGACACAGGTTCCTCATGCGGTCGGATTTGCTCTTGCTGGTCGTATGGAAGGAAAGGATCTTGTAGCATTCTGTTCGTTTGGAGAAGGTTCTTCTAATCAGGGTGATTTCCATGAAGCCGCAAATTTTGCTGGTGTTCATAAGCTACCTGTACTTTTTGTTTGTGAAAATAACAAGTATGCGATCTCAGTTCCAGTTTCAAAACAGCTAGCGTGTGAAAAAGTGTCTGATCGTGCTATTGGCTACGGAATGCCGGGTGTGACGGTTGATGGAAATGATCCTCTTGCTGTGTATGAAGCAGCTAAGGAAGCAGTTGAGAGAGGCCGTCGTGGCGAAGGTCCAACCCTAATCGAGACTGTGTCTTATCGCTTAACTCCTCACTCAAGTGATGACGATGATCGTGCTTATCGCACACGTGAAGAAGTTGAGGAAGCGAAGAAGAAAGATGCTATTATTACATTTGCTGCTTATCTTAAAGAAGTAGGCGTTCTTACAGAAGACATTGAAAAAGAAATTCATGACCGTGTTCAAAAAGAAGTCGATGAAGCAACAGAATACGCAGAAAATGCGGATTATGCACCTGCTGAAGATGCAATGAAGCATGTATACGGAGAGTAA
- a CDS encoding alpha-ketoacid dehydrogenase subunit beta, whose amino-acid sequence MPVISYIQAITQALREEMQRDEKVFVLGEDVGVRGGVFRATDGLYDEFGEQRVIDTPLAESAIAGVGIGAAMYGMRPVAEMQFADFIMPAVNQIVSEAAKIRYRSNNDWNCPITIRAPYGGGVHGALYHSQSVEALFANVPGLKIVMPSTPYDAKGLLKAAIRDNDPVLFFEHKRAYRLIKGQVPEEEYTLPIGKADVKREGDDITVITYGLSVHFALQAAEKLEKDGISAHILDLRTVYPLDREAIVEAAKKTGKVLLVTEDNKEGSIISEVSAIIAEECLFDLDAPIQRLAGPDVPAMPYSPPMEKYFMLNPDKVEKAMRELAEF is encoded by the coding sequence ATGCCAGTTATTTCATATATTCAAGCGATAACACAGGCCCTCAGGGAAGAAATGCAGCGTGACGAGAAAGTCTTTGTCCTAGGCGAAGATGTTGGCGTTCGCGGGGGTGTTTTCCGAGCGACTGATGGTCTTTATGATGAGTTTGGAGAGCAGCGTGTTATTGACACACCACTTGCTGAATCTGCAATTGCAGGTGTTGGAATTGGCGCTGCTATGTACGGAATGAGACCTGTAGCTGAGATGCAGTTTGCTGACTTCATTATGCCTGCTGTTAACCAGATTGTTTCAGAAGCAGCTAAGATTCGCTATCGATCAAATAATGATTGGAATTGCCCGATTACAATTCGCGCTCCTTATGGTGGCGGTGTTCATGGTGCGCTTTATCATTCACAGTCTGTGGAAGCATTGTTTGCTAATGTCCCCGGTTTGAAAATTGTAATGCCTTCCACACCTTACGATGCAAAAGGGCTTCTTAAGGCGGCGATTCGAGACAATGATCCCGTACTATTTTTTGAGCATAAGCGTGCTTATCGCTTGATCAAAGGACAGGTACCGGAAGAGGAATATACACTTCCAATTGGAAAGGCTGATGTGAAACGTGAAGGTGACGACATTACGGTCATTACCTATGGCCTAAGCGTACATTTTGCCCTTCAGGCTGCAGAAAAACTTGAGAAAGATGGTATTTCTGCTCATATACTTGATCTTCGTACAGTATATCCGCTTGATCGAGAGGCCATTGTTGAAGCTGCTAAAAAGACAGGAAAAGTTCTTCTTGTAACAGAGGATAATAAAGAAGGAAGTATTATTAGCGAAGTATCAGCTATTATTGCAGAAGAGTGTCTATTTGACCTTGATGCACCAATTCAGCGTCTTGCTGGCCCGGATGTGCCCGCAATGCCGTATTCGCCTCCTATGGAAAAGTATTTCATGCTTAATCCTGACAAAGTGGAGAAAGCGATGCGTGAACTAGCAGAATTCTAA
- a CDS encoding dihydrolipoamide acetyltransferase family protein, with translation MGVEKILMPQLGESVTEGTIEKWLVEVGDTVNKYDPIAEVNTDKVNAEVPSSYTGVIKELVAGEGDTIEVGELVCYIDVEGGAAVEEKQEESTGQKAIENISEEKKEQDEEQPMKRRYSPAVLRLAQENDIDLEQVSGSGKGGRITRKDIQKVIDSGEIPEPKAEQKEPEPKQEKAEAPKSPDPKGSEVPVAEGDIEIPVTGVRRAIANNMLRSKHEAPHAWTMVEVDVTNLVEYRNGIKDDFKKKEGYGLTFFAFFVKAVVEALKEFPQMNSMWAGDKIVQKKDINISIAVGTDESLFVPVIKNADEKSIKGIAREVKELAQRAKTGKLKGEEMQGGTFTVNNTGSFGSVQSMGIINYPQAAILQVESIVKRPVVMNNGMIAVRDMVNLCLSLDHRVLDGMICGKFLARVKENLETISKENTSIY, from the coding sequence GTGGGAGTTGAAAAAATACTGATGCCTCAGCTTGGGGAGAGTGTCACCGAAGGTACAATCGAAAAATGGCTTGTAGAAGTCGGCGATACTGTCAATAAATATGACCCTATTGCGGAGGTTAATACAGATAAAGTCAATGCGGAGGTTCCTTCTTCGTATACTGGCGTTATTAAAGAGCTTGTCGCTGGAGAAGGCGATACAATCGAAGTTGGTGAGCTAGTATGCTATATCGATGTCGAGGGTGGAGCGGCCGTAGAAGAAAAGCAAGAAGAGTCTACTGGCCAGAAGGCAATCGAAAACATTTCTGAAGAGAAAAAGGAACAGGACGAGGAGCAGCCGATGAAGCGTCGCTACTCACCAGCTGTTCTGCGCCTTGCTCAGGAAAATGATATCGACCTTGAACAGGTTAGCGGATCTGGTAAGGGTGGACGCATTACGCGTAAAGATATCCAGAAAGTTATCGATTCTGGAGAGATTCCTGAACCTAAAGCAGAGCAAAAAGAACCGGAACCGAAACAGGAGAAAGCAGAGGCTCCTAAATCTCCAGATCCAAAAGGGTCGGAAGTTCCTGTTGCTGAAGGCGATATTGAAATTCCTGTAACAGGTGTGCGACGTGCTATTGCGAATAACATGCTTCGCAGCAAACATGAAGCGCCACATGCGTGGACAATGGTAGAGGTTGATGTAACAAATCTAGTTGAGTACCGTAACGGTATTAAAGATGATTTTAAGAAGAAGGAGGGCTATGGCCTAACATTCTTCGCATTTTTTGTAAAAGCTGTTGTTGAAGCTCTAAAAGAATTCCCACAAATGAATTCGATGTGGGCTGGTGACAAAATCGTTCAGAAAAAAGATATCAACATATCAATAGCAGTTGGAACTGACGAGTCTCTTTTCGTTCCAGTGATCAAAAATGCTGACGAAAAATCAATCAAAGGCATTGCTCGTGAAGTGAAAGAGCTTGCTCAAAGAGCAAAAACAGGCAAATTAAAAGGAGAAGAAATGCAGGGTGGAACGTTTACGGTGAACAATACCGGATCGTTTGGTTCAGTGCAGTCGATGGGGATTATTAATTATCCTCAAGCCGCTATTCTCCAGGTTGAAAGTATTGTGAAACGTCCAGTCGTGATGAACAATGGCATGATTGCCGTTCGAGATATGGTTAACCTTTGCCTTTCACTCGATCATCGTGTTCTTGATGGTATGATCTGTGGGAAGTTCCTAGCTCGAGTTAAAGAAAATCTTGAAACCATTTCGAAAGAAAACACATCTATCTATTGA
- a CDS encoding BrxA/BrxB family bacilliredoxin: MSMDFNLFMNDVVATAREEIKAAGYEELTTPEAVEEVVTGKGTTLVMVNSVCGCAGGVARPAARMAIANEKTPDKLVTVFAGQDKEATAKARSYFAGFAPSSPSFALLKDGNIINMVERHEIEGSDPEEVSGMLQYLFNKYC; the protein is encoded by the coding sequence ATGTCAATGGACTTTAATTTATTTATGAATGACGTCGTAGCTACAGCACGTGAAGAGATAAAAGCAGCTGGCTATGAAGAGCTTACAACACCAGAAGCGGTGGAAGAGGTTGTTACTGGGAAAGGTACAACGCTTGTTATGGTTAACTCTGTATGTGGTTGTGCAGGAGGAGTAGCTCGTCCAGCAGCAAGAATGGCTATTGCAAACGAGAAAACGCCTGATAAACTTGTAACCGTTTTTGCAGGACAGGATAAAGAAGCAACGGCGAAAGCACGTTCTTATTTCGCTGGATTTGCACCGTCATCTCCTTCTTTTGCACTATTAAAAGATGGCAATATTATTAATATGGTTGAACGTCATGAAATTGAGGGCAGTGACCCAGAAGAAGTATCCGGCATGCTTCAATATCTATTTAATAAATATTGCTAA
- a CDS encoding transporter substrate-binding domain-containing protein, producing MKKNWLVIMVGLLLAVLVACGSTNESNDSGGEAGESESEKTLVMGTSADYPPFEYIDSAKGEDIIGFDVDIANYIAEELGYNVEIKDMDFSGLITALSSERVDFVLAGMTPTEERKENVDFSEIYYTANHMIVSKADSNISAPEDLEGTKVGVQLGSIQEDKANEIKEGGVDMEVITLNRIPELIQELKSGRYDAIIIEDTVANGYLESNEDLAGEKLPNTEEAGSAVAFPKDSELTEEFNTVIKEMKENGKMDELIEKWFGQDTVE from the coding sequence ATGAAAAAGAATTGGTTAGTCATAATGGTTGGACTATTATTAGCCGTGCTTGTAGCTTGTGGTTCTACAAATGAGAGTAATGATTCAGGTGGAGAAGCTGGTGAGAGCGAATCTGAAAAAACGCTTGTTATGGGAACATCTGCAGATTACCCACCATTTGAATATATCGATTCTGCTAAAGGTGAAGACATTATCGGTTTTGATGTGGACATTGCGAACTACATTGCTGAAGAACTTGGCTATAACGTTGAAATTAAAGATATGGATTTTAGTGGACTAATTACGGCACTAAGCAGTGAGCGAGTTGATTTTGTTCTTGCGGGAATGACACCTACTGAAGAACGGAAGGAGAACGTTGACTTTTCAGAAATCTACTATACAGCAAATCATATGATTGTTTCGAAAGCGGATAGTAATATTTCAGCACCTGAGGATTTAGAAGGAACAAAAGTTGGTGTTCAACTCGGTTCAATCCAAGAAGACAAAGCGAATGAAATAAAAGAAGGCGGAGTCGATATGGAAGTTATCACACTCAATCGTATACCAGAACTCATTCAAGAGCTGAAATCAGGACGTTATGATGCTATTATCATCGAAGACACCGTTGCAAATGGATACCTGGAAAGCAATGAAGATTTAGCGGGCGAGAAACTTCCTAACACTGAAGAAGCTGGATCGGCAGTCGCATTTCCGAAAGACAGTGAACTGACAGAAGAGTTTAATACGGTTATTAAAGAAATGAAGGAAAATGGAAAAATGGACGAGCTCATTGAAAAATGGTTCGGCCAGGACACCGT